A genomic stretch from Methanobrevibacter sp. includes:
- a CDS encoding DUF1002 domain-containing protein — MRKSTIGIVILSIILVGMIIPIGFSGQADSVVVTYGETTYGNANYKNTVDTFFQNQANADLKNANSKVITASDVNKIASTITGKTYGSNQIFSSALVDLNDNAKLQVSVDKAKITTITGDMYLSALKSAGITSGHVYVTSPVTATGESALAGIMNSYEVATNVEIPENVKEAANNEIYTQAEVVQNSNVSSEKVSKLVDDVKETVKEDNVTDHQTIVNIINNYTVVNNINITNSDIENLATAIQQVQNAQGDKNSYESQVSDILNNTNGTDTVKGLFDGLFG, encoded by the coding sequence ATGCGTAAGAGTACAATAGGTATTGTTATTTTATCTATAATATTAGTTGGAATGATTATCCCTATAGGATTTTCAGGCCAAGCGGACTCTGTAGTGGTCACTTATGGTGAAACTACATATGGAAATGCAAATTACAAAAATACTGTTGACACATTTTTCCAAAATCAGGCTAATGCCGATTTGAAAAATGCAAATTCAAAAGTCATAACAGCAAGTGACGTGAATAAAATTGCAAGCACAATAACTGGAAAAACTTACGGATCAAATCAAATATTTTCATCTGCACTGGTTGATTTAAATGATAATGCAAAACTCCAAGTCAGTGTTGATAAAGCAAAAATAACTACAATTACAGGGGACATGTACTTATCTGCATTGAAATCAGCTGGAATTACAAGTGGACATGTTTATGTAACAAGTCCTGTGACAGCAACTGGAGAATCTGCGCTTGCGGGAATTATGAATTCATATGAAGTAGCTACAAATGTAGAAATTCCTGAAAACGTAAAAGAAGCAGCTAACAATGAAATTTACACCCAGGCAGAAGTTGTTCAAAATTCAAATGTTAGCTCTGAAAAAGTATCAAAATTAGTTGATGATGTTAAAGAAACCGTTAAAGAAGACAATGTAACAGATCACCAAACTATTGTAAACATAATCAATAATTACACTGTCGTAAATAACATTAACATTACAAACAGTGACATTGAAAACCTTGCAACTGCTATTCAGCAAGTTCAAAATGCGCAAGGAGATAAAAACAGTTATGAATCACAAGTATCAGACATTCTAAACAATACAAATGGCACTGATACTGTAAAAGGATTATTTGATGGACTATTTGGTTAA